From one Planktothrix agardhii NIES-204 genomic stretch:
- a CDS encoding precorrin-6y C5, 15-methyltransferase yields MSKLWPYVTPGIPDDLFERLPGIPLSKREVRLLLVSFMRLQPDSIVWDIGAGTGTIAVETGLLCPQGRIIAIERDEDVVNLIRVNCEQFELQNVDIVEGSVPECLQSIPYLPHRVCLEGGKPIKAILHEVWKYLQPQGRIVATASNLESLYAISEGFSELQVRNVEVVQSAINRLEKRGNHQTFEAVNPMFILSGEKID; encoded by the coding sequence ATGTCTAAACTTTGGCCTTATGTTACTCCGGGTATTCCTGATGATTTATTTGAACGGTTGCCCGGTATCCCCTTGAGTAAGCGGGAAGTCCGTTTATTATTAGTATCCTTCATGCGATTGCAACCTGACTCAATTGTATGGGATATTGGGGCTGGAACCGGAACAATTGCGGTGGAAACGGGGCTATTATGTCCCCAAGGTCGAATTATTGCCATTGAAAGGGATGAAGATGTGGTGAATTTAATTCGAGTCAATTGTGAACAGTTTGAACTACAAAATGTTGATATAGTTGAAGGGAGTGTCCCCGAATGTTTACAAAGTATTCCCTATCTACCTCATCGGGTTTGTTTGGAAGGAGGAAAACCCATTAAAGCCATTCTGCATGAAGTTTGGAAATACTTACAACCGCAAGGAAGAATTGTAGCCACAGCATCTAATTTAGAAAGTCTCTATGCCATTTCCGAAGGATTTTCCGAGTTACAAGTTCGCAATGTAGAAGTGGTTCAATCTGCCATTAACCGATTGGAAAAACGGGGAAATCATCAAACTTTTGAAGCCGTTAATCCTATGTTTATTTTAAGTGGTGAAAAAATAGATTAA
- the cdsA gene encoding phosphatidate cytidylyltransferase, protein MPSLSRIISGIIGIILALGMLIFGGWYFTLGLSVIIYLGQLEYFQLVQAKGTEPAVKTTLFVSQALLLTAAFSPSLVDAMFALAGTLVCFYLLFRPKLSSIADISSSILGLFYGGYLPSYWVRLRVGLEPNTLLEKAFASPIAFNENWLENWSISNLSPGLTATLLAFSCIWAADIGAYIFGKTFGRTRLSDISPKKTVEGAIFGFLGSIIVAILGSWYLQWPGFPWPGLILGLLIGISSLLGDLTESLMKRDAGVKDSGQLIPGHGGILDRADSYVFTAPLVYYFITLFLPLMSL, encoded by the coding sequence ATGCCTTCTTTGTCTCGTATTATCAGTGGAATTATTGGAATTATTTTAGCATTGGGAATGCTCATTTTTGGAGGATGGTATTTTACCCTGGGATTGAGTGTAATTATTTATTTAGGTCAATTAGAATATTTTCAATTAGTTCAAGCTAAAGGCACTGAACCTGCGGTTAAAACAACTTTATTTGTTAGCCAAGCCTTACTTTTAACCGCCGCATTTTCTCCTAGTTTAGTCGATGCGATGTTTGCCTTAGCTGGAACATTAGTCTGTTTTTATCTATTATTCAGACCTAAATTATCAAGCATTGCCGATATTAGTTCTTCAATTTTAGGCTTATTTTATGGGGGATATTTACCCAGTTATTGGGTACGGTTACGAGTTGGACTTGAACCCAATACTTTACTAGAAAAAGCCTTCGCTAGTCCCATTGCTTTTAATGAAAATTGGTTAGAAAATTGGTCAATTTCTAATTTATCCCCAGGATTAACTGCTACCTTATTAGCTTTTAGTTGTATTTGGGCGGCAGATATTGGGGCTTATATTTTCGGAAAAACCTTTGGTCGGACTCGCCTCTCAGATATTAGTCCGAAAAAAACCGTTGAAGGGGCAATATTTGGGTTTTTAGGTAGTATTATCGTCGCCATATTGGGGTCTTGGTATTTACAATGGCCGGGGTTTCCTTGGCCGGGTTTAATCCTAGGATTATTAATTGGAATTTCCAGTTTATTAGGCGATTTAACCGAATCTTTAATGAAACGAGATGCAGGAGTTAAAGATTCCGGTCAACTCATCCCCGGTCACGGTGGAATTTTAGACCGCGCCGATAGTTATGTTTTTACCGCCCCTTTAGTTTATTATTTCATCACATTATTTTTACCCTTGATGTCACTCTAA
- a CDS encoding tocopherol cyclase yields MFNFNRQQNPLQTPHSGYHWDGSDRRFFEGWYYRVTLPQEKQTFAFMYSIEDPIGNQPQSGGGAQILGPDDGYLCRTFPDVKTFWATSDQLGLGHWGKTDLTAIPGYLEPTIFENSIQQGYQGTATLHQGKLADSGSSQYCNWHYTIQPIYGWGNPNQPQQSTAGWLSFLQIFEPGWQILMAHGLATGWIDWNGQIYQFENAPAYGEKNWGGSFPKQWFWVNCNSFDGETDLALTAGGGIRDVLFWSESVALIAIHYQGKFYEFVPWNSEVSWQIEPWGKWQMTAKNNEYEVCLTATTEHPGTLLRAPTQAGLIFRCRDTMQGKINLQLKARNSIILEATSSLGGVEVGGDLWQETWKK; encoded by the coding sequence ATGTTTAATTTTAATCGTCAACAAAACCCTTTACAAACCCCCCATAGTGGGTATCATTGGGATGGAAGCGATCGCCGTTTTTTTGAAGGCTGGTACTATCGAGTCACATTACCTCAAGAAAAACAGACCTTTGCCTTCATGTATTCTATCGAAGATCCCATCGGAAATCAACCTCAAAGTGGAGGCGGAGCCCAAATTTTAGGGCCCGATGATGGGTATTTATGTCGCACCTTTCCCGACGTTAAAACCTTTTGGGCAACCTCCGATCAACTCGGATTAGGACATTGGGGAAAAACCGATTTAACTGCCATTCCTGGCTATTTAGAACCCACAATTTTTGAAAATTCGATTCAACAAGGCTATCAAGGAACAGCCACCTTACATCAAGGAAAATTAGCCGATTCGGGCAGTTCTCAATATTGTAATTGGCACTATACAATTCAACCGATTTATGGCTGGGGAAATCCCAATCAACCGCAACAATCAACCGCCGGATGGTTGTCTTTTTTGCAGATATTTGAACCGGGATGGCAAATTTTAATGGCCCATGGTTTGGCCACAGGTTGGATTGATTGGAATGGTCAAATTTATCAATTTGAAAATGCTCCCGCCTATGGCGAAAAAAATTGGGGTGGGAGTTTTCCTAAACAATGGTTTTGGGTAAATTGTAATAGTTTTGACGGAGAAACCGATTTAGCATTAACGGCCGGAGGTGGGATCAGAGATGTGTTATTCTGGTCAGAATCCGTAGCTTTAATTGCAATTCATTATCAGGGAAAATTCTATGAATTTGTGCCTTGGAATTCGGAAGTTAGTTGGCAAATCGAACCCTGGGGAAAATGGCAAATGACAGCTAAAAATAACGAATATGAAGTCTGTTTGACCGCTACAACCGAACACCCAGGAACTTTATTAAGAGCGCCAACCCAAGCCGGATTAATCTTTCGTTGTCGAGATACGATGCAGGGAAAAATTAACTTGCAATTAAAAGCAAGAAATAGTATAATCTTAGAGGCTACGAGTTCCCTCGGTGGAGTCGAAGTTGGGGGGGATTTATGGCAAGAAACCTGGAAAAAATAA